One window from the genome of Halodesulfovibrio sp. MK-HDV encodes:
- the tig gene encoding trigger factor, with protein MEYKVEDLSPVKKQINITVPVDEVNAALAATIAMYRTNVDLKGFRKGKVPTSVIEGRFKKEVYSEATQDLVNVHINEVIGEGELSPVSRIDFDGGELVRDEEFTYSISFEVMPAFDLPNYEGIEVEEEKVVVDEKEVDEVLDRIRGNMAENVVIAENRAAKDGEIAVIDFAAYENGEPLEGVSAENFQMTLGDKQALEDFETLVKSITVGEAGEGEVTFPEDFINPEFAGKTVTMKVTVHGIQEKKLPELNDELAKKAGGFDSIEKMREAVVESYKSSRLQLNKSQAQKTMLDSLLKTVDFPIPATMVDGHVDSLIQERIERLERQGKSVESLGKTPEELQAEVRPEAEEIAKTQVFLIAVAKKEGVEVADQEVDMQLHQIAQRAGQEFNVVKEYYSKNNLLFSLRDRLLADKAMDAIYEKANVTEVEPKKEEEKED; from the coding sequence ATGGAATATAAAGTAGAAGATCTGTCTCCGGTTAAGAAGCAGATTAATATTACTGTTCCTGTGGACGAGGTTAATGCTGCACTTGCTGCAACAATCGCAATGTACCGTACCAACGTAGACCTCAAAGGTTTCCGTAAAGGTAAAGTACCTACCAGCGTAATCGAAGGTCGCTTTAAGAAAGAAGTTTATTCTGAAGCAACTCAGGACCTCGTTAACGTTCACATCAACGAAGTAATCGGCGAAGGTGAACTTTCCCCGGTTTCTCGTATCGACTTTGACGGCGGCGAACTCGTTCGTGACGAAGAGTTCACCTACTCTATCTCCTTCGAAGTTATGCCAGCTTTTGACCTTCCAAACTACGAAGGCATCGAAGTTGAAGAAGAAAAAGTTGTTGTAGACGAAAAAGAAGTTGACGAAGTACTCGACCGCATCCGTGGTAACATGGCTGAAAACGTAGTAATCGCGGAAAACCGCGCTGCTAAAGACGGTGAGATTGCTGTAATCGACTTTGCTGCTTACGAAAATGGTGAGCCTCTTGAAGGTGTATCCGCTGAAAACTTCCAGATGACTCTTGGTGACAAGCAGGCTCTCGAAGATTTCGAAACACTCGTAAAATCAATCACTGTTGGCGAAGCTGGCGAAGGCGAAGTTACCTTCCCTGAAGACTTCATCAACCCTGAGTTCGCAGGTAAAACTGTGACCATGAAAGTGACTGTACACGGCATTCAGGAGAAAAAACTTCCTGAACTCAACGACGAACTCGCTAAGAAAGCTGGCGGTTTCGATTCCATTGAGAAAATGCGTGAAGCAGTTGTAGAATCCTACAAAAGCAGCCGCCTGCAGCTTAACAAATCTCAGGCTCAGAAAACCATGCTTGATTCCCTTCTGAAAACTGTCGACTTCCCGATCCCAGCCACTATGGTTGACGGTCACGTAGACAGCCTCATTCAGGAACGTATCGAACGTCTCGAGCGTCAGGGCAAGTCTGTTGAATCTCTTGGTAAGACTCCGGAAGAGCTTCAGGCAGAAGTTCGTCCAGAAGCAGAAGAGATCGCAAAAACTCAGGTTTTCCTTATTGCAGTAGCTAAGAAAGAAGGCGTTGAAGTAGCTGATCAGGAAGTTGATATGCAGCTTCACCAGATTGCACAGCGTGCAGGTCAGGAATTCAACGTTGTTAAAGAATACT
- the selD gene encoding selenide, water dikinase SelD, which yields MSKPTIKMVDTVKAAGUAAKIAPGDLEEILQSLPRATEREQGRVLTGTTNNEDAAILSFPAGKAIVQTLDFFTPIVNDPYRFGQIAAANSLSDVYAMGGTPWCAMNIVCFPVKSMPKSMLSEIIRGGYDKIVEAGAVLAGGHSVEDAEIKYGLSVTGYVEPDGYASNAGLQQGDVLILTKPVGTGVLATGVKASWDGCEEMEELLYRWSARLNNIGAELIRQFKLKAATDVTGFGLGGHILEMAQASKALVAIDSEAVPVLDKALELASMGLVPEGSHANKLHCKNATEVAEGVDSLRVDLIFDAQTSGGLVLAVPEARVEEAVSFLSERGEMAVVIGEVLKSGTECGTLLIR from the coding sequence ATGAGTAAGCCTACAATTAAAATGGTGGATACTGTTAAGGCGGCTGGTTGAGCTGCTAAAATTGCTCCAGGGGACCTGGAGGAGATTTTACAGTCACTGCCACGGGCTACAGAGAGAGAGCAGGGCAGAGTGCTTACCGGTACGACTAATAATGAAGATGCAGCAATCTTGTCTTTTCCGGCAGGTAAGGCCATTGTGCAGACTCTTGATTTTTTCACGCCTATTGTGAACGATCCATATCGGTTCGGGCAAATTGCTGCCGCGAATTCGTTATCTGATGTGTACGCAATGGGGGGCACTCCGTGGTGCGCTATGAATATTGTTTGTTTTCCCGTTAAAAGCATGCCTAAAAGTATGTTGAGTGAAATTATTCGAGGCGGGTACGATAAGATCGTCGAGGCAGGCGCGGTGCTGGCTGGCGGACATAGTGTTGAAGATGCGGAAATAAAATACGGCCTTTCTGTGACAGGGTACGTTGAGCCGGACGGGTATGCCTCTAATGCTGGTTTGCAGCAGGGCGATGTCCTGATTCTCACAAAGCCGGTTGGTACCGGTGTGCTTGCTACTGGTGTTAAAGCCAGCTGGGATGGCTGTGAGGAAATGGAAGAACTATTATATAGATGGTCAGCTCGGTTAAATAATATTGGGGCTGAGCTTATTCGTCAATTTAAACTGAAAGCCGCTACAGATGTTACCGGATTCGGACTTGGCGGACATATTTTAGAGATGGCACAGGCATCAAAAGCACTCGTTGCTATTGACTCCGAGGCCGTACCTGTGCTTGATAAGGCGCTGGAGTTGGCAAGTATGGGATTAGTGCCTGAGGGCAGCCATGCAAACAAGCTTCACTGTAAAAACGCAACAGAAGTTGCTGAGGGTGTTGACTCTTTGCGGGTTGATCTTATATTTGACGCTCAGACATCAGGCGGGCTTGTCTTGGCTGTGCCTGAAGCACGTGTCGAAGAGGCTGTTTCCTTCCTTTCAGAAAGGGGCGAGATGGCTGTTGTGATCGGAGAAGTACTAAAAAGCGGTACAGAGTGCGGAACATTGCTTATTCGTTAG
- a CDS encoding selenium metabolism-associated LysR family transcriptional regulator, translating to MIDYRKLEAFCKVYELQSFSRAGKDLFLSQPTISAHVSALESELTVPLLDRMGRIVLPTEAGTILYKYAKKAFSSINAAKAEIAQLHDEIAGEIVIGGSTIPAHYLLPRVMAKYMLKNTNVDVSLKVADSEAIIQKLSDGDLSIGVVGAFENDPELTFIPIVDDELVVIAPPSYASMKEPLSAETLAEHSWVMRERGSGTRKSFANALAEQNVDIRSLPSVVQVESTNAVIQFVKAGMGLSITSRLAVSAEVERGELVILPVSNMKLSRQFFCVYHNRRHYFPAIHSFIQFLKDETRSMRVNAGIVHE from the coding sequence ATGATTGATTACAGAAAGTTAGAAGCGTTTTGCAAGGTCTATGAGTTACAAAGTTTTTCCCGAGCAGGGAAAGATCTTTTTTTATCGCAACCGACCATCAGCGCACATGTTTCCGCGCTTGAGTCAGAGTTAACCGTCCCACTTCTTGATAGAATGGGGCGCATTGTTTTGCCTACAGAAGCAGGTACAATTCTGTATAAATATGCCAAAAAAGCTTTTTCATCTATTAATGCAGCGAAAGCAGAAATAGCGCAGCTGCATGATGAAATTGCCGGTGAAATAGTCATAGGTGGCAGTACGATTCCCGCCCATTATCTACTCCCCCGTGTGATGGCCAAGTACATGTTAAAAAACACGAATGTGGATGTTTCACTGAAAGTAGCAGATTCAGAAGCAATTATTCAAAAATTATCTGATGGTGATCTTTCGATTGGTGTTGTTGGCGCATTCGAAAATGATCCAGAACTGACATTTATTCCTATTGTTGACGATGAATTGGTGGTTATTGCTCCCCCTTCATATGCTTCAATGAAGGAGCCATTGTCAGCTGAAACTCTTGCGGAGCACAGCTGGGTAATGCGTGAGCGAGGCTCCGGTACACGTAAGTCTTTCGCCAATGCACTTGCGGAGCAGAATGTCGATATCCGCTCCCTTCCGTCTGTTGTGCAGGTTGAATCTACCAATGCAGTTATTCAATTTGTTAAAGCTGGTATGGGGCTTTCAATTACATCCAGACTTGCAGTTTCAGCAGAAGTTGAACGCGGTGAGCTTGTAATTCTTCCTGTCTCAAATATGAAACTGAGTAGACAGTTCTTCTGTGTGTATCACAACCGTCGTCACTATTTTCCAGCTATTCATAGCTTTATTCAATTTTTAAAGGATGAAACTCGTTCAATGCGGGTTAATGCAGGTATTGTGCATGAGTAA
- the rplQ gene encoding 50S ribosomal protein L17, giving the protein MRHRKSGKKFSRTPSHRKAMFRNMAKSLLTHYSLRTTVVKAKSLRGVIEPLITLAKRNDLHARRQAYKVLGSHQLVKFLFDEIGPLFEGVPGGYSRVIKLSTPRKGDNAPMAVIELIRKPGVEESDSAAPMSKDQKDEAVKQAVEAANAAE; this is encoded by the coding sequence ATGAGGCATAGAAAATCTGGAAAGAAATTCAGCAGAACACCTTCACATCGTAAGGCTATGTTTCGCAACATGGCGAAGTCTCTGCTGACTCATTACTCTCTTCGTACCACCGTGGTTAAAGCTAAAAGCCTGCGTGGCGTTATTGAGCCGCTGATTACTCTTGCTAAACGCAATGATCTTCACGCTCGCCGTCAGGCTTACAAAGTTCTTGGTTCTCACCAGCTCGTTAAGTTTTTGTTCGATGAAATCGGACCGCTTTTCGAAGGTGTACCAGGCGGCTACTCACGTGTTATCAAGCTCTCTACTCCACGTAAGGGCGATAACGCACCAATGGCTGTGATTGAACTTATCCGCAAGCCCGGTGTAGAAGAATCTGACTCCGCTGCTCCTATGAGCAAGGATCAGAAAGACGAAGCAGTTAAACAGGCTGTAGAAGCTGCTAACGCAGCTGAATAG
- a CDS encoding DNA-directed RNA polymerase subunit alpha yields MLIKQGDRTINTRNWSELVKPDTIARIGEGNTQYGKFVCEPLERGYGNTIGNSLRRVLLASLQGAAAVAVKMSDVHHEFTTIEGVLEDVTDIVLNLKSVRFAMDTEEPQRIEFTANKQGAVTAEAIKGNQHVMVLNPDQPLFTLTEDKEVTFELEIRMGKGYVPADTHEGLSDEIGLIKLDASFSPVRKVAYTVEQARVGQMTNYDKLILEVWTDGSVSPEDAIAYSAKIIKEQISVFINFDERISEEENEQASADSGLNENLFKGIDELELSVRATNCLKSANVALVGELVQRTESEMLKTKNFGRKSLDEIRRVLGEMELDFGMQVDGFEKKYQDWLKRKQQNEA; encoded by the coding sequence ATGCTCATCAAACAAGGCGACAGAACTATTAATACTCGCAACTGGTCTGAGTTGGTTAAACCGGACACCATTGCGCGTATCGGCGAAGGCAACACGCAGTACGGTAAGTTTGTATGCGAGCCTCTTGAACGTGGATATGGTAACACCATCGGCAACTCGTTGCGTCGCGTGTTACTTGCCTCCCTTCAGGGTGCTGCCGCTGTTGCAGTAAAAATGTCAGATGTACATCACGAGTTCACCACTATTGAGGGCGTTCTTGAGGATGTTACTGATATTGTACTGAATCTTAAGTCAGTACGTTTTGCTATGGACACGGAAGAACCTCAACGTATTGAGTTCACCGCGAACAAGCAGGGCGCTGTAACTGCCGAAGCCATTAAAGGCAACCAGCACGTGATGGTTCTTAATCCGGACCAGCCGTTATTCACTCTGACCGAGGACAAAGAAGTCACTTTTGAACTCGAGATCAGAATGGGTAAAGGTTACGTGCCAGCAGACACGCATGAAGGACTTAGCGATGAGATTGGTCTTATCAAGCTTGACGCAAGTTTTTCACCAGTTCGCAAGGTTGCCTACACTGTTGAGCAGGCCCGTGTTGGCCAGATGACCAACTATGACAAGCTCATCCTTGAAGTGTGGACTGATGGTTCAGTTTCACCAGAGGATGCCATTGCCTACAGTGCAAAGATCATTAAAGAACAGATCTCTGTTTTCATCAACTTTGACGAACGCATCTCTGAAGAAGAAAACGAACAGGCGTCTGCTGATAGCGGCCTGAACGAAAATCTCTTCAAAGGTATCGATGAACTCGAACTTTCAGTTCGTGCTACTAACTGCCTTAAGAGTGCAAATGTTGCATTAGTTGGTGAACTTGTTCAGCGTACTGAATCTGAAATGCTTAAAACCAAGAACTTTGGCCGTAAGTCACTCGACGAAATTCGTCGCGTGCTTGGCGAAATGGAACTTGATTTTGGCATGCAAGTTGATGGCTTTGAGAAGAAATACCAGGACTGGTTGAAGAGGAAGCAGCAAAATGAGGCATAG
- the rpsK gene encoding 30S ribosomal protein S11, which translates to MARPKRTGKKKERKNIPVGIAHIQATFNNTIITFTDTRGNAVSWGSAGQAGFKGSRKSTPFAAQVAADAAAKKAQDNGMRTVGIYVKGPGTGREAAMRAINAAGFKVAFIRDVTPIPHNGCRPPKRRRV; encoded by the coding sequence ATGGCTAGACCCAAGCGTACGGGCAAGAAGAAAGAAAGAAAGAATATTCCCGTAGGGATCGCCCATATCCAGGCTACCTTCAACAATACCATTATTACCTTTACCGACACTCGTGGTAACGCAGTAAGTTGGGGATCCGCAGGCCAGGCTGGCTTTAAGGGTTCCCGTAAGTCTACTCCGTTTGCTGCTCAGGTTGCAGCTGATGCTGCTGCCAAGAAAGCACAAGACAACGGAATGCGTACTGTCGGTATCTACGTCAAAGGTCCAGGTACCGGTCGCGAAGCCGCCATGCGTGCTATCAACGCTGCTGGATTTAAGGTTGCGTTCATTCGTGACGTTACCCCGATCCCTCACAATGGCTGCCGTCCACCTAAGAGACGTCGCGTCTAA
- the rpsM gene encoding 30S ribosomal protein S13, which produces MARIAGVDLPRGKRADIALTYIFGIGRHTALQILDTVGVDWTRNIDDVTAEEVNEIRKVIEQDYKVEGDLRREVSSNIKRLMDSGCYRGLRHRRGLPVNGQRTKTNARTRKGPRRAVVGKKKK; this is translated from the coding sequence GTGGCTCGAATTGCAGGTGTAGATCTCCCAAGAGGTAAGCGTGCTGATATCGCCCTTACCTACATTTTCGGCATTGGTCGTCATACCGCTCTCCAGATCCTCGACACCGTAGGTGTTGACTGGACACGTAATATTGACGATGTCACTGCGGAAGAAGTTAACGAGATCCGTAAAGTTATTGAGCAGGACTACAAGGTAGAGGGCGACCTCCGCCGCGAAGTATCTTCCAACATCAAACGTCTTATGGACTCCGGTTGTTACCGTGGTCTGCGTCACCGTCGCGGTCTTCCTGTGAACGGTCAGCGTACTAAGACAAACGCACGTACCCGTAAAGGTCCACGTCGCGCTGTTGTTGGTAAGAAGAAGAAGTAA
- the rpmJ gene encoding 50S ribosomal protein L36, which produces MKVRPSVKKMCSKCKVIRRKGILRVICENPRHKQRQG; this is translated from the coding sequence ATGAAAGTCAGGCCTTCAGTTAAGAAAATGTGCTCTAAGTGCAAGGTTATCCGGCGCAAGGGCATCCTGAGAGTCATTTGCGAAAATCCCCGACATAAACAGCGTCAGGGCTAA
- the map gene encoding type I methionyl aminopeptidase, with product MKKYRGVFLKNEKEIGLLREANRIGAIILDVLGEHVRPGVKTIFFHELTMNLCKQFNVKPAFLGLYGFPYSLCCSINEEIVHGFPSDRELKEGDIVSFDVGVLFEGFYGDNARTFAVGSVSEKAQKLIDVTRESLMKGIEQACPGNNLNDVSRAIQEHAESHGFGIVRRFVGHGIGRKLHEKPEVPNFVPQGNAGLPLKAGMAIAIEPMVTEGSFEVDILDDQWTAVTKDRKLSAHFEHSIAITSDGPVILSLSD from the coding sequence GTGAAAAAATACCGCGGTGTATTTTTAAAAAATGAGAAAGAAATTGGCCTCCTTCGGGAGGCCAATCGAATTGGTGCTATCATTCTTGACGTTCTGGGTGAACACGTTCGCCCAGGCGTTAAGACTATATTTTTCCATGAGCTGACAATGAACTTGTGTAAACAGTTCAATGTTAAACCAGCGTTCCTTGGTCTCTATGGATTCCCGTATTCTTTATGCTGTTCGATTAACGAAGAAATCGTTCACGGTTTCCCGTCAGATCGCGAGCTTAAAGAGGGCGATATAGTTTCTTTTGATGTTGGGGTCCTATTTGAAGGTTTTTATGGTGACAACGCCAGGACTTTTGCTGTAGGTAGTGTATCGGAAAAAGCTCAAAAGCTTATCGATGTTACTCGTGAGTCTCTCATGAAAGGTATCGAGCAAGCTTGCCCAGGGAATAATCTTAATGATGTTTCCAGAGCAATTCAGGAACATGCTGAATCTCATGGATTTGGTATTGTCCGTCGTTTCGTAGGACACGGCATCGGCCGTAAACTTCATGAAAAGCCGGAAGTTCCTAACTTTGTTCCGCAGGGTAATGCGGGACTCCCACTGAAAGCTGGGATGGCAATAGCTATTGAGCCTATGGTCACTGAAGGGTCCTTTGAAGTCGATATTCTCGACGACCAATGGACTGCAGTAACCAAAGACAGAAAGCTTTCTGCTCATTTTGAGCATTCTATTGCTATTACATCAGATGGACCAGTTATTCTGAGTTTGTCTGATTAA
- the secY gene encoding preprotein translocase subunit SecY yields the protein MALSGVDNLAKQPELKKKLLWTFFLLAVYRIGIHVPVPGVDTAALSDFFASVQNTLFGLFDMFSGGGLRNLSIFALGIMPYISASIIVQLLQVVSPDLKRMAKEEGASGRQKITQYTRYGTVLITIIQGLGIAVGLESMTSPIGAPVVLTAGWAFRLTTIITLTAGTVLIMWIGEQITEKGVGNGISLIIFAGIIAGLPGALFRSFNLVGAGELSIFVGLLILVVMAAVLAFIVFMERGQRRIPIHYAKRQMGRKMVGGQTTHLPLRINTAGVIPPIFASSLLMFPATIGTFAPDVEWIQQFSAWFAPQTIVYNIIFIALIVFFCFFYTAIVFDPKDIAENLKNSGGFIPGIRPGMKTKEYIDKVLSRITLWGAFYIAAICVLPMLLIAKLNVPFYFGGTSLLIIVGVAMDFMSQVESHMISRQYEGLMNKSKKR from the coding sequence GTGGCGCTCAGTGGTGTTGATAATCTGGCGAAACAGCCAGAACTGAAAAAGAAATTGTTGTGGACCTTCTTCCTACTCGCTGTATACCGTATCGGTATTCATGTACCTGTTCCAGGTGTTGACACGGCAGCGTTGTCTGATTTCTTTGCCAGCGTTCAAAACACCCTGTTCGGCCTGTTTGACATGTTTTCCGGGGGCGGACTTCGTAATTTGTCGATCTTCGCCCTCGGTATCATGCCCTATATTTCTGCCTCTATTATCGTACAGCTTTTGCAGGTAGTTTCACCTGATCTTAAGCGTATGGCAAAAGAGGAGGGGGCTTCTGGTCGTCAGAAGATTACCCAGTACACTCGTTATGGTACTGTTCTCATTACCATCATTCAGGGTCTGGGTATTGCTGTTGGTCTGGAAAGTATGACCAGTCCAATTGGCGCACCAGTTGTACTAACAGCCGGATGGGCTTTCCGACTCACCACTATCATTACGCTTACCGCAGGTACCGTTTTGATTATGTGGATAGGCGAGCAAATTACTGAAAAGGGTGTAGGAAATGGTATTTCCTTAATCATCTTTGCCGGTATTATTGCTGGTCTTCCGGGTGCCCTTTTTAGATCCTTTAACCTTGTTGGCGCGGGTGAACTCAGCATTTTTGTTGGTCTTCTCATCCTCGTCGTCATGGCAGCAGTTTTAGCATTCATTGTCTTCATGGAGCGTGGTCAACGCCGTATCCCTATTCATTACGCTAAGCGTCAAATGGGTAGAAAAATGGTTGGCGGACAGACTACACACCTTCCACTGCGAATTAACACAGCTGGTGTTATTCCTCCAATTTTTGCATCTTCTTTGCTCATGTTCCCGGCTACAATCGGCACATTTGCACCAGATGTAGAGTGGATTCAGCAGTTCTCAGCATGGTTTGCTCCTCAGACAATTGTATATAACATCATTTTCATCGCTCTCATTGTATTCTTCTGTTTCTTCTACACTGCTATTGTCTTTGATCCAAAAGACATTGCAGAGAATCTGAAGAACTCAGGCGGCTTTATTCCTGGTATTCGGCCAGGCATGAAGACGAAAGAGTACATTGATAAAGTACTTTCCAGGATTACTCTCTGGGGTGCTTTTTACATCGCAGCTATCTGTGTTCTTCCCATGCTTCTCATTGCAAAGCTTAACGTTCCGTTCTATTTTGGCGGAACAAGCCTCTTGATTATCGTTGGGGTAGCAATGGACTTTATGTCACAGGTAGAGTCTCACATGATCTCTCGCCAGTATGAAGGACTTATGAATAAGTCTAAAAAAAGGTAG
- the rplO gene encoding 50S ribosomal protein L15, with translation MQLHELYPFPEERKQRRRIGRGSGSGWGKTAAKGHKGQNARSGGGVRPGFEGGQMPLARRLPKRGFSNAKFKAVYDVINLDRLAESFEGQSNITLEDIYARGLAKNGAAVKILGRGEISAALTIEAHKFTASALEKIQNAGGEAKALEG, from the coding sequence ATGCAACTTCATGAACTTTACCCATTCCCAGAGGAACGTAAGCAACGTCGTCGTATCGGTCGTGGCTCCGGCTCAGGCTGGGGTAAGACTGCAGCGAAAGGTCATAAAGGCCAGAATGCTCGCTCAGGCGGCGGCGTTCGTCCAGGTTTTGAAGGTGGCCAGATGCCTCTGGCCCGTCGTTTGCCTAAGCGTGGGTTCTCCAACGCTAAGTTTAAAGCAGTATACGACGTGATCAACCTTGATCGCCTTGCAGAATCATTCGAGGGACAGAGTAACATCACCCTTGAGGACATCTACGCACGCGGTCTCGCTAAGAACGGTGCAGCTGTTAAAATTCTCGGACGTGGCGAAATTTCCGCTGCGCTGACTATTGAAGCTCACAAGTTCACTGCTTCTGCACTTGAAAAAATCCAAAACGCCGGCGGCGAAGCCAAGGCGCTTGAAGGGTAG
- the rpmD gene encoding 50S ribosomal protein L30, which translates to MIKIKLVRSRIGTLPKQRAVLDALGLRKIRQEKQFKDNAAVRGMIAKVSHMVEVTE; encoded by the coding sequence ATGATCAAGATTAAACTTGTACGTAGCCGGATCGGCACTCTCCCTAAACAGCGTGCAGTATTGGACGCATTAGGTTTGAGAAAGATCCGTCAGGAAAAACAGTTTAAGGACAATGCTGCAGTACGCGGTATGATTGCTAAAGTTTCTCATATGGTGGAGGTTACGGAGTAA
- the rpsE gene encoding 30S ribosomal protein S5, whose product MEQNELGLIEKIVYLNRVAKVVKGGRRFSFSALVVVGDGQGNVGFGLGKAQEVPEALRKASERAKRDMVQISLVDGTLPYEVLGRFGAGRVVLKPASKGTGIIAGGPVRAIMEAVGVTDILAKAIGTNNPHNVLRATMAGLTSLRSADYVGSLRGKKLEAPRK is encoded by the coding sequence ATGGAACAAAACGAACTCGGTTTGATTGAAAAGATTGTCTATCTCAACCGCGTAGCGAAAGTTGTAAAGGGCGGTCGCCGTTTCAGCTTTTCAGCATTGGTTGTTGTTGGCGACGGTCAGGGCAACGTAGGCTTCGGCCTCGGTAAAGCTCAGGAAGTTCCTGAAGCTTTACGTAAAGCCTCTGAGCGTGCTAAAAGAGACATGGTTCAGATCTCATTGGTTGACGGTACATTACCTTATGAGGTATTAGGTCGTTTCGGCGCTGGTCGTGTAGTTTTGAAGCCTGCTTCAAAAGGTACTGGTATCATCGCTGGTGGCCCGGTACGTGCGATCATGGAAGCTGTTGGTGTTACTGATATTCTTGCAAAAGCTATCGGCACTAACAACCCACATAACGTACTCCGTGCAACCATGGCTGGTCTGACATCCCTGCGCAGTGCTGACTATGTCGGTTCATTGCGTGGTAAGAAGCTCGAAGCTCCTAGGAAGTAG
- the rplR gene encoding 50S ribosomal protein L18, with the protein MKSKNEKRLRRKVRIRKKISGSAECPRLVVFRSNLHIYAQLVDDCEGSTIVAASTLTLSKDGEALKSNKASAAKVGTEIARLAKEQKIERVVFDRNGYIYHGRIQAIADAAREAGLKF; encoded by the coding sequence ATGAAGTCCAAGAACGAAAAAAGGTTGCGTCGTAAAGTTCGCATCCGGAAAAAGATTTCAGGCTCTGCTGAATGTCCGCGTCTCGTTGTCTTCAGGTCTAACCTGCATATCTACGCTCAGCTTGTAGACGACTGCGAAGGTTCTACCATCGTAGCCGCTTCTACACTGACTCTTAGCAAAGACGGCGAAGCTCTTAAATCCAACAAGGCTTCTGCAGCCAAGGTTGGCACAGAAATCGCTCGCCTTGCTAAGGAACAGAAGATCGAGCGCGTAGTGTTCGACCGTAATGGCTACATCTATCACGGCCGCATTCAAGCTATCGCTGATGCTGCTCGTGAAGCAGGCCTGAAATTTTAA
- the rplF gene encoding 50S ribosomal protein L6: protein MSRIGKQPVAIPSGIEVKIAGEVINVKGPKGSISTPVEATLNYEIADGNVVITRKDESRVARAQHGLRRTLVANCIEGVSKGFSKTLEVNGVGYKVAVKGKNVELAVGFSHPVVMPLPEGIEAKAEGNKLTVNGIDKQLVGEFAATVRRVRPPEPYKGKGIKYDNEQIRRKAGKSAGK from the coding sequence ATGTCACGTATTGGTAAGCAGCCTGTAGCAATCCCTTCTGGTATTGAAGTTAAGATTGCGGGCGAAGTTATTAATGTAAAGGGCCCTAAGGGCAGTATTTCTACTCCGGTAGAAGCTACTCTCAATTACGAAATTGCTGATGGCAACGTAGTAATTACCCGCAAAGATGAGTCCCGCGTAGCACGTGCACAGCACGGCCTGCGTCGTACTCTCGTTGCTAACTGCATCGAAGGTGTAAGCAAAGGCTTCTCCAAGACTCTCGAAGTCAACGGTGTTGGTTACAAAGTTGCGGTAAAGGGAAAAAATGTTGAACTTGCAGTTGGGTTCTCCCACCCAGTAGTTATGCCTCTTCCGGAAGGAATCGAGGCAAAAGCTGAGGGTAACAAGCTGACAGTAAACGGCATCGATAAGCAGCTCGTAGGCGAGTTTGCAGCTACCGTTCGCCGTGTACGTCCGCCGGAACCTTACAAAGGCAAGGGCATTAAATATGATAATGAGCAGATCCGCCGCAAAGCCGGTAAATCTGCAGGTAAATAG
- the rpsH gene encoding 30S ribosomal protein S8 has protein sequence MLTDPIADMLTRVRNAHLALHKEVSVPRSKMKESIASILKAEGYVNDFSVEDREIKITLKYVKGKAVIAGLKRISKPGRRVYVGAQDVPAVQNGLGICILSTSRGVLEGIAAKAANAGGEILCEIW, from the coding sequence ATGCTGACTGATCCTATTGCTGACATGCTTACACGTGTCCGCAACGCGCACTTGGCCCTTCATAAGGAAGTGAGTGTGCCGCGCTCGAAGATGAAGGAATCCATTGCCTCCATCCTCAAGGCTGAGGGTTACGTAAACGACTTCTCCGTAGAAGATCGTGAAATCAAGATCACTTTGAAATACGTAAAAGGTAAAGCTGTAATCGCTGGCCTCAAACGTATCTCTAAGCCGGGTCGTCGTGTTTACGTAGGTGCACAGGACGTTCCGGCCGTACAAAACGGTCTTGGTATATGTATCCTGTCCACATCCCGTGGTGTACTAGAAGGAATCGCAGCCAAAGCAGCTAATGCTGGCGGCGAAATCCTCTGCGAAATCTGGTAG